A stretch of DNA from Spirochaetaceae bacterium:
GGTCCGAACGCGGAACTGGTGAGCCTCAACCTGTCGCCCGGCGTCGTGTCCGCCACCGACGTGCTCGCCGCGCTGGTGTCCGCCGTACCGATCGAGGCGGCCGCCGTGATGGCCTACGCCACCGAGGGACCCTACGGGATGGCCGAGGATCCGCCGATATGGAACGAGTTCCGCGCCATTCTGGCGGCGGGCGGATTTACCGGCCCGTTCGAGCGGATCGAGCGCTTCGCGTTCTACGACGCGGGGCGCGGGCAGGACGTGGCGCTGGCGATCGCCACCGCCGAGCAGCGCATCTACGGCAACGT
This window harbors:
- a CDS encoding RbsD/FucU family protein; the encoded protein is MLTFPLIHPDMLRVLGRAGHGSQILIADGNYPFRTTLGPNAELVSLNLSPGVVSATDVLAALVSAVPIEAAAVMAYATEGPYGMAEDPPIWNEFRAILAAGGFTGPFERIERFAFYDAGRGQDVALAIATAEQRIYGNVLLTIGVIKPE